Below is a window of Rhodamnia argentea isolate NSW1041297 chromosome 11, ASM2092103v1, whole genome shotgun sequence DNA.
CCATCTTCGACGTGATCACTGATCTGTGGGACTGTTCGATCGATTCACTGATCCTGTGTTGTGTCGTGCTAGTTGCTGATTTGCTTCTGTGGAGAAGATGGGTTGCCGGGGTTGCGTTCCTACTCTCTTCGACGGTGATGTGGTTCCTGTTCGAGAGAGGCGGTTACAATCTGTTGTCCTTTGCCGCGAACACTCTGTTCCTTCTCGTTCTTATACTCTTCCTTTGGGCCAAATCTGCTGCCCTCTTTAATCGGTACCTCCCGTTTCCATTCTCTCACGTCGTGTTTGATGTCTCTTTGAATTATGGCTATGCTTATTTCCATAGAGATGTCGTAGGGTTGGCTTTGTTACAAAGGGGGGAATAATGGCTTAGGTGAGAGCAAAGAGAATCCACTTATTCTGAAATGGCAACTTTTGGATGATTAATGGAGAAAACTGGACTACCATTTTTTTAACAGGGGGAGAAAAATGTTAGGTTTTCTGTAGATGTATTTTAATCTCAAACTTGTGAACAATATATTGAACTTGGAGTGCCGAGGCTTGATTGTCATGGAAATCCAGGATGTGATCAGGgaaaattcattttcttcattCCAGAGTTGCGCATTACAGTCTCATGAAATCTACTTTTTATCTTAGTTATATTTGATTGCGTGCAAATGTCCAGACCAATGCCTCCTCTCCCTGACCTAGAGATTTCTGAGGATTCTGTGGCCAAAGCTGCGGACGTTGTGGCAGAATGGATCAACCATGGTTTATCCATTGCACGTGAGATAACAGTCAATCAAAACTTGAAACTCTTCCTTCAGGTTTGGGAAAGTTTAATGAACGTATTTCATGTACTCTCCTGAGTTCCTGTACTCCTCCCTCTTTTTGGAAAGGGCTTATTAGTTTCCTGTTACATGTCTAATCAGGTTGCCTGTGGCTTGTGGGCGATTTCATACATCGGCACTCTCAACTTTCTTACACTTGTTTATATTGGTGAGATCTGCACACCCAgtgcttttgtttccttttgccTCATTGTTGTTATTGCTTCATAATCGCGAGATGATTTGTTATACTGCTT
It encodes the following:
- the LOC115735610 gene encoding reticulon-like protein B11, producing MGAWTPPPHRVDVHRALGGGSVADLLLWRRWVAGVAFLLSSTVMWFLFERGGYNLLSFAANTLFLLVLILFLWAKSAALFNRPMPPLPDLEISEDSVAKAADVVAEWINHGLSIAREITVNQNLKLFLQVACGLWAISYIGTLNFLTLVYIGIVLALTVPFAYDKYQDHINDKLCVTHGILQKQCKRFERLLKKIPLPPNKQKKIE